In Aridibaculum aurantiacum, the following proteins share a genomic window:
- the gcvP gene encoding aminomethyl-transferring glycine dehydrogenase — MNIFEQQANEFQERHIGPNEQDTQQMLQTIGASSLEELINRTVPEAIRLPDPLDVAGPVSEARYLAELRETAQKNKVFKSYIGQGYYDNFTPSVIRRNLFENPGWYTQYTPYQAEIAQGRLESLLNFQTMISDLTALPIANASLLDEGTAAAEAMAMLFNNKNKGENIGAPKFFVDAKVFVQTLDVVITRATPLKIEVVVGDFKTAELDETYFGALLQYPNSDGAVEDYRSFTEKAHAANVLVIMAADLLALTLLTPPGELGADVAIGSAQRFGVPMGFGGPHAAFFATKDEFKRVIPGRIIGVSIDAQGTRALRMALQTREQHIRREKATSNICTAQALLANMAAMYAVYHGPEGLKNIGKRVSLLAFALANELAAMGFEQANQYFFDTIKIKVDDIDALRLEAEARSINFYYGNEGYVGISLDETTTQEDILDILQVFAEVAGIESVSLSFDYDSNLENIPTSLTRTSTYLGHPVFNTHHSETEMMRYLKMLENKDLSLDNSMIPLGSCTMKLNAATELIPVSWPQFSKMHPFAPKDQWEGYQQIVHELEAWLSNITGFAATSLQPNSGAQGEYAGLLAIKAYHEDRKEAHRNVILIPISAHGTNPASAVMAGLKVVVTKCDEAGNIDVEDLRRNAEKYKDSLAGLMVTYPSTHGVFEESIKEICDIIHEFGGLVYMDGANMNAQVGLTAPGYIGADVCHLNLHKTFAIPHGGGGPGMGPICVNEKLAPFLPGHVSINKDAQANAVSAAPFGSASILLISYAYIKMLGANGLRKATEYAILNANYMKAKLEKHYKILYSGKNNTCAHEFIVDLRPFKAVGIEAEDVAKRLMDYGFHAPTLSFPVAGTIMIEPTESEPKEELDRFCEAMINIHEEIVAIENGTADKTDNVLKNAPHPQQVICADEWNHAYPRSQAAFPLPFVREKKFWPSISRINNTHGDRNLICTCEPIEAYQEAGVN, encoded by the coding sequence ATGAATATTTTTGAACAACAAGCAAATGAGTTCCAGGAAAGGCATATTGGACCCAATGAGCAGGATACGCAACAGATGCTGCAAACCATTGGAGCGTCTTCGCTGGAAGAATTGATAAATCGCACGGTACCGGAAGCCATCAGGCTGCCGGACCCACTGGATGTGGCCGGACCGGTAAGCGAAGCACGCTACCTGGCGGAGCTACGCGAAACTGCGCAAAAGAACAAGGTCTTCAAAAGCTATATTGGCCAGGGCTACTACGACAATTTTACACCAAGTGTTATTCGTCGTAACCTGTTTGAAAATCCAGGCTGGTATACACAATACACGCCTTACCAGGCAGAGATAGCACAAGGTCGTTTGGAAAGCCTGCTGAACTTCCAGACCATGATCAGCGATCTTACTGCTTTACCAATTGCCAATGCATCGCTACTGGATGAAGGAACTGCTGCGGCTGAGGCAATGGCCATGTTGTTCAACAACAAGAATAAAGGCGAAAACATAGGCGCTCCTAAATTTTTTGTGGACGCAAAAGTGTTTGTGCAAACATTGGATGTGGTAATCACGCGTGCTACTCCGCTGAAGATAGAAGTGGTGGTGGGTGATTTTAAAACCGCTGAACTGGATGAAACATACTTTGGCGCTTTGCTGCAATATCCTAACAGCGACGGTGCAGTAGAAGATTATCGTTCATTTACAGAAAAGGCACATGCAGCCAATGTTCTGGTAATAATGGCTGCGGACCTGCTGGCGCTTACCCTGCTGACACCTCCGGGCGAACTGGGTGCTGATGTTGCCATAGGTTCTGCTCAGCGCTTTGGCGTTCCAATGGGATTTGGCGGACCGCATGCTGCATTCTTTGCTACCAAAGATGAATTTAAGCGAGTAATCCCTGGCCGCATCATTGGCGTGAGTATAGATGCACAAGGCACACGTGCATTGCGAATGGCGCTTCAAACAAGGGAGCAACATATTCGTCGCGAAAAGGCAACTTCTAATATTTGTACTGCGCAGGCACTGCTGGCCAATATGGCTGCTATGTATGCAGTATACCATGGCCCAGAGGGATTGAAAAATATTGGAAAACGAGTGAGCCTGCTGGCTTTTGCTTTAGCCAATGAATTGGCAGCAATGGGTTTCGAGCAGGCGAATCAATACTTCTTTGATACCATAAAAATAAAAGTGGATGATATAGATGCGCTGCGCCTGGAGGCTGAAGCACGCAGTATCAACTTCTACTATGGCAACGAAGGCTATGTAGGCATTTCGCTTGACGAAACCACCACGCAGGAAGACATCCTGGATATACTGCAGGTGTTTGCAGAAGTAGCAGGCATAGAATCGGTTTCGCTTAGCTTCGACTACGACAGCAACCTGGAGAATATTCCAACCTCATTGACCCGCACATCTACTTACCTGGGGCACCCGGTGTTCAACACACACCACAGTGAAACAGAAATGATGCGCTACCTGAAGATGCTGGAGAACAAGGACCTGAGCCTGGACAACTCGATGATACCATTGGGCAGCTGTACCATGAAGCTGAATGCAGCTACAGAACTTATACCTGTTAGCTGGCCGCAGTTTAGCAAAATGCATCCTTTTGCACCTAAGGATCAATGGGAAGGATACCAGCAGATCGTTCACGAACTGGAAGCATGGCTAAGTAATATAACAGGATTTGCTGCTACCTCGCTGCAGCCTAACAGTGGTGCACAAGGTGAATATGCAGGTTTGCTGGCTATCAAAGCTTACCATGAAGACCGCAAAGAAGCACATCGCAATGTTATCTTGATCCCTATTTCGGCACACGGCACCAACCCTGCAAGTGCAGTAATGGCGGGGTTGAAAGTGGTGGTAACTAAATGTGATGAAGCTGGTAACATAGATGTAGAAGACCTGCGTCGCAATGCAGAAAAATACAAAGACAGCCTTGCTGGATTGATGGTGACTTATCCAAGTACACATGGTGTGTTTGAAGAAAGCATCAAAGAGATCTGCGACATCATACATGAATTTGGTGGACTGGTTTATATGGATGGCGCCAACATGAATGCGCAGGTAGGTCTTACTGCTCCCGGCTATATTGGTGCTGATGTTTGCCACCTTAACCTGCACAAGACCTTTGCAATTCCGCATGGTGGTGGTGGCCCTGGTATGGGACCTATTTGTGTAAATGAGAAACTGGCTCCTTTCTTACCGGGACATGTAAGCATCAATAAAGATGCACAAGCCAATGCGGTGAGTGCTGCTCCTTTTGGATCAGCCAGCATCTTGTTGATCAGTTATGCTTATATAAAAATGTTGGGAGCAAACGGATTACGTAAAGCAACAGAATACGCTATCCTGAATGCTAACTACATGAAGGCGAAACTGGAGAAGCATTATAAGATCCTTTACAGCGGCAAGAACAACACTTGCGCTCATGAGTTCATCGTGGACCTACGACCGTTCAAAGCTGTAGGTATAGAAGCAGAAGACGTAGCTAAACGTTTGATGGATTATGGCTTCCACGCTCCTACGCTTAGCTTCCCTGTTGCAGGTACTATCATGATTGAGCCTACAGAAAGCGAACCTAAAGAAGAACTTGACCGCTTCTGCGAAGCAATGATCAACATTCATGAAGAGATAGTAGCAATAGAAAATGGCACAGCAGATAAAACTGACAATGTGCTGAAGAATGCACCGCACCCACAGCAGGTTATCTGCGCCGATGAATGGAACCATGCTTATCCTCGTTCACAAGCAGCCTTCCCGCTGCCTTTTGTAAGGGAGAAGAAGTTCTGGCCTTCCATCAGCCGTATCAACAATACGCATGGTGACCGCAACCTGATCTGTACCTGTGAGCCAATTGAGGCCTACCAGGAAGCGGGGGTGAATTAG
- a CDS encoding OprO/OprP family phosphate-selective porin, whose product MHKLILIAFLSIASFHCISQPINLEAYWQDRLKFRSTGDRKFEFAAGGRIHFDAAIARQSKALDTLAEPIDPTMRIRRARVTFSGSYDNAIEYEIEFTFSEGIRMGDVYVSFLKIPHIERLTVGHFREPVGMEENYSSNSILFMERSLTSAFAPGRNVGIMLQRKLGEKARIYSGVYRRTNSSGEDEDEDVRFSVASRLAFNPLYNKEKNQALHIGISNSVYTPTANVYSVQTDNETHTGATYIRSGEIKDVNKIVQLAGELGYSFKRFNFQSEFLRTYTILGSPTDSLGDPRKTAFNTYYAYASYFLKGGRRQYDRASNYFDDIALDEKQNGSSMRGAWEVGVRYAYIDLTESVSVLERMSDLTVGLNYYLNSNSRLMLNMVVSRIERRFNATSLQGRVQFTF is encoded by the coding sequence TTGCATAAACTAATACTCATTGCTTTTCTTTCAATTGCCAGCTTCCATTGTATTAGCCAACCTATAAACCTGGAGGCATACTGGCAGGATAGGCTAAAATTTAGAAGTACCGGCGACCGAAAATTTGAATTTGCTGCCGGTGGCCGTATACATTTTGATGCAGCCATTGCACGGCAGTCAAAGGCGCTGGATACTTTAGCTGAACCTATTGACCCAACAATGCGTATTCGCAGAGCACGTGTTACCTTCTCGGGCAGTTATGATAACGCCATAGAATACGAGATAGAATTCACCTTTAGCGAAGGCATAAGAATGGGAGATGTTTATGTTTCTTTTTTAAAGATCCCACACATTGAGCGACTAACGGTGGGGCACTTCAGGGAGCCGGTTGGTATGGAAGAAAATTACTCGAGCAATAGCATTCTTTTCATGGAAAGATCACTCACCAGTGCATTTGCACCGGGAAGAAATGTGGGTATCATGCTACAGCGCAAATTGGGAGAAAAAGCACGGATCTACTCTGGCGTCTATCGCCGCACTAATTCATCTGGCGAGGACGAAGATGAGGATGTGCGTTTTTCCGTAGCATCAAGATTAGCGTTCAACCCACTTTACAATAAAGAAAAAAACCAGGCGCTTCACATCGGTATTTCCAATAGTGTTTATACGCCTACTGCTAATGTCTACTCAGTGCAAACGGATAATGAAACGCACACCGGTGCTACCTATATTCGATCAGGTGAAATTAAGGACGTAAACAAGATCGTTCAGTTGGCTGGCGAACTGGGGTATTCATTTAAAAGGTTCAACTTCCAATCGGAGTTCCTGCGCACCTATACCATCCTTGGCAGCCCAACCGACTCATTAGGTGATCCACGCAAAACTGCTTTCAATACCTACTATGCTTATGCTTCTTATTTCCTGAAAGGCGGCAGAAGGCAGTATGACCGTGCAAGCAATTACTTTGATGATATTGCTTTGGATGAAAAGCAAAACGGTTCATCTATGCGTGGGGCATGGGAAGTTGGTGTTCGTTATGCCTATATAGACCTGACAGAATCTGTTAGTGTATTGGAGCGAATGAGTGACCTGACAGTGGGACTGAACTACTACCTGAATAGCAATTCAAGACTAATGCTCAACATGGTGGTAAGCCGAATAGAGCGCAGGTTCAATGCGACCTCTCTGCAAGGCAGGGTGCAATTTACTTTCTAG
- a CDS encoding HAD family hydrolase encodes MKKALIFDLDNTIYPVPSIGAKLFEPVFKKIEESGAHNDDLEEIKKDMMRIPFQKVAEEYDFDEKLQEDCIKLLQELTYDEPMQAFEDFERMRSLPVDRFLVTTGFMKMQQSKVKALELEKDFKEIFIIDPMVNDKQKKDIFQEIVDKYKYNKSEVLVIGDDLDSEIKGATELGIDTVYYDKNKQQPGAEATYIISNFDELKLDED; translated from the coding sequence ATGAAAAAGGCTTTGATATTTGACCTGGACAATACCATTTACCCTGTGCCGTCTATAGGAGCAAAATTGTTTGAACCTGTTTTTAAAAAAATAGAAGAATCTGGTGCGCACAATGATGACCTGGAAGAGATAAAGAAGGACATGATGCGGATACCTTTTCAAAAGGTGGCCGAAGAATATGACTTTGATGAAAAGCTGCAAGAGGATTGTATAAAGCTATTGCAGGAACTAACGTATGATGAACCCATGCAGGCTTTTGAAGATTTTGAAAGAATGCGTTCACTTCCTGTGGATCGTTTCCTGGTTACTACTGGCTTTATGAAAATGCAGCAAAGCAAAGTGAAAGCCCTGGAACTGGAGAAAGATTTTAAAGAGATCTTCATCATTGATCCGATGGTAAATGACAAGCAAAAGAAAGACATCTTCCAGGAAATTGTAGATAAGTATAAGTACAATAAAAGTGAAGTACTGGTGATTGGTGATGACCTTGATTCAGAAATAAAAGGTGCTACAGAACTGGGAATAGACACCGTTTATTATGACAAGAACAAACAGCAACCAGGTGCTGAAGCAACCTATATCATTTCAAATTTTGATGAACTGAAACTGGATGAAGATTGA
- a CDS encoding protein adenylyltransferase SelO, with amino-acid sequence MQSLSSIEFKKEFTEHFDGDDSGDLRPRQTPGMLYSKAIPTPVKQVSLLAWSHELAAELGIEQPTQQDDLDILGGNRVTPSMYPYAACYAGHQFGNWAGQLGDGRAITLGEMTTTNGRSVELQLKGAGPTAYSRRADGRAVLRSSVREYLMSEAMHYLGIPTTRALSLVKTGDLVMRDMFYDGNPDNEPGAIVMRVAPTFLRFGNFEMLAARKEIGNLQKLVDWTISRYYPHITGEDKIIQWFIEVVQRTARLMTEWLRVGFVHGVMNTDNMSILGATIDYGPYSFVDDYDPAFTPNTTDLPGRRYAFGRQPAIAKWNLACLAGALAPLVEDKDQLGKALEEYDDHYWASHYMIMGKKLGLDELRETDVKLFDVIEKMLRAIKPDMTIFYQLLIELPLDADGDQVMQHFSESFYKTLSAEETETFVAVITTYAERIASNKIDRAQSQERMRQANPRFILRNYLLHQAIEELEKGDAKLFEKLQQAMKEPYSNKHDEFLKKRPTWASNKAGCSMLSCSS; translated from the coding sequence ATGCAAAGTCTTAGCTCGATAGAATTTAAAAAAGAATTTACTGAACACTTTGATGGTGATGACAGCGGTGACCTGAGGCCACGTCAAACACCGGGGATGCTTTACAGCAAAGCCATTCCAACACCTGTAAAACAGGTTTCACTCTTGGCATGGAGCCACGAGCTGGCTGCCGAACTAGGCATAGAACAACCTACTCAACAAGATGATTTAGATATACTTGGTGGCAACCGTGTCACTCCTTCCATGTATCCATACGCAGCATGTTATGCCGGTCACCAGTTTGGAAATTGGGCTGGTCAATTGGGCGATGGTCGTGCAATAACATTGGGTGAAATGACCACCACGAATGGCCGCTCGGTAGAACTGCAATTGAAAGGTGCAGGACCTACTGCCTATAGCCGCCGCGCCGATGGGCGTGCGGTATTGCGGTCATCTGTACGCGAATACCTGATGAGTGAGGCTATGCATTATTTAGGTATACCCACCACACGTGCACTTAGTCTTGTTAAAACAGGTGACCTTGTAATGCGTGATATGTTTTACGACGGCAACCCGGATAATGAACCCGGCGCTATTGTTATGCGGGTGGCTCCTACATTCCTCCGCTTTGGAAATTTTGAAATGCTTGCCGCACGTAAAGAAATAGGCAATCTTCAAAAACTGGTGGATTGGACCATCAGCCGTTACTATCCTCATATAACAGGTGAAGACAAAATCATCCAATGGTTTATTGAGGTGGTACAGAGGACAGCAAGGCTAATGACTGAGTGGCTGCGGGTAGGATTTGTTCATGGCGTGATGAACACGGATAATATGTCCATACTTGGTGCTACCATTGATTATGGACCTTATTCTTTTGTGGATGATTATGATCCTGCGTTTACACCTAACACTACAGATCTTCCGGGAAGGCGTTATGCATTTGGCCGCCAGCCGGCAATAGCAAAATGGAACCTTGCTTGCCTGGCAGGTGCATTAGCTCCTTTGGTAGAAGATAAAGATCAACTGGGTAAAGCACTGGAAGAATACGATGATCATTATTGGGCAAGCCACTATATGATAATGGGCAAAAAGCTTGGCCTGGATGAATTGCGCGAAACAGATGTAAAGCTGTTTGATGTTATAGAAAAAATGCTCCGCGCTATCAAGCCCGACATGACCATCTTTTACCAGTTACTCATTGAACTTCCATTAGATGCAGATGGAGACCAGGTAATGCAGCACTTCTCTGAAAGTTTTTACAAAACACTTTCTGCTGAAGAAACCGAAACCTTTGTAGCTGTTATAACAACTTATGCAGAACGGATAGCAAGCAACAAAATAGATCGCGCTCAGTCGCAAGAGCGTATGCGGCAGGCAAATCCTCGTTTTATTCTTCGAAACTACCTGCTTCACCAGGCTATTGAAGAGTTAGAAAAAGGTGATGCTAAACTGTTTGAAAAATTGCAGCAGGCAATGAAGGAACCATATTCAAACAAACATGATGAGTTCCTGAAAAAGCGGCCAACATGGGCAAGCAATAAAGCAGGCTGCTCTATGCTTAGCTGCAGCTCTTAA
- a CDS encoding DUF494 family protein produces MRYNKLQQVQVALRSSLLHTCVSIELSSATAYQQLHDVLQKTVQQIKMEEQLIFPLIFDYEPSVWDVFTRQHHKLMNQVRHLQSLLHELSILGADADGEIFSDIQQAFEYFMSVSFQHMDEEEEVLNEILWRYYNDDELMRLGKEQESMVSFLQQYNAPKTLQPATAA; encoded by the coding sequence ATGCGATACAATAAACTTCAGCAAGTACAGGTTGCTTTAAGATCATCTTTACTTCATACATGTGTTTCTATTGAGCTTTCATCGGCCACTGCATACCAGCAGCTACATGATGTTTTGCAAAAAACTGTTCAGCAAATAAAGATGGAAGAACAATTGATCTTTCCATTGATCTTCGATTATGAACCTTCTGTTTGGGATGTGTTTACCAGGCAACACCACAAGCTGATGAACCAGGTAAGACATTTACAAAGCCTGCTGCACGAGCTTTCCATACTTGGTGCTGATGCAGACGGAGAAATATTTTCTGACATCCAACAGGCATTTGAATATTTCATGTCCGTTTCTTTTCAGCATATGGATGAAGAGGAAGAAGTGCTGAACGAGATCTTATGGCGCTATTACAATGACGACGAACTTATGCGCCTGGGCAAGGAACAGGAAAGCATGGTAAGTTTCCTTCAACAATACAATGCGCCCAAAACGCTTCAGCCAGCAACTGCTGCGTAA
- a CDS encoding DUF4230 domain-containing protein, whose translation MKMSFKNIVLLLVVLAVGFFIYKMRSGSSLSGLFTAKPVVIDETPILIKDIKAIGQLVTIVVSDEVVVSSVVPTKGSAFVNVFNKITHVNILPSADKQLVLIGKGKVMAGTDFSRIDSMHVKVTGDTATIVLPKATVTDAILNPSDFEVFEESGRWSNEEVNQVKISARQKMIDRAIANNILEKANNKARGIMEQFLQSAGFKVVQVSIQ comes from the coding sequence ATGAAAATGAGTTTTAAAAATATTGTGCTCCTGCTGGTGGTTTTAGCTGTAGGTTTCTTCATATACAAAATGAGATCCGGCTCTTCGCTTTCTGGTTTATTCACAGCTAAACCAGTGGTAATTGATGAAACACCTATTCTCATAAAAGACATCAAAGCTATAGGTCAGCTTGTAACAATTGTGGTAAGCGACGAAGTAGTTGTGTCGTCTGTTGTACCTACCAAAGGCTCTGCTTTTGTAAATGTTTTCAATAAGATCACGCACGTAAACATTTTGCCATCTGCTGATAAGCAACTGGTGCTTATTGGCAAAGGCAAGGTAATGGCCGGAACAGACTTTAGCAGAATTGATAGCATGCATGTAAAAGTAACAGGCGACACGGCAACCATTGTTTTACCAAAGGCTACCGTTACAGATGCCATTCTTAATCCGTCAGATTTTGAAGTGTTTGAAGAAAGTGGCAGGTGGAGCAATGAAGAAGTAAACCAGGTAAAGATTTCTGCAAGGCAAAAGATGATCGATCGTGCAATTGCCAACAACATTCTTGAGAAGGCAAATAATAAAGCACGTGGCATTATGGAGCAGTTCCTGCAATCAGCAGGATTCAAGGTTGTGCAGGTTTCTATACAGTGA
- a CDS encoding DUF4230 domain-containing protein, translated as MICLLRMNMRYLIFLLLPFALGCAKREAQQPNVVLAIQEMGDLATVEYTITKIIKANDNKTWYKPGDRKILMTAEAVIKAGVDLTSITENNIRVDGKNITLTLPPPKVVSISMPPEKIQLAYQEVGTFRSEYSTKERDALVTQAEQQIKKSIDSLGILNQARSNTATLMHNLLKQLGFENITINQSGAIQKDVLL; from the coding sequence ATGATTTGTTTACTTCGTATGAATATGCGTTACCTCATTTTTCTCTTACTACCATTTGCTTTAGGCTGTGCAAAGCGTGAAGCGCAACAACCCAATGTTGTGCTTGCCATACAAGAGATGGGTGACCTGGCTACTGTAGAATATACTATTACCAAGATCATCAAAGCAAACGACAATAAAACGTGGTATAAGCCAGGTGACAGGAAGATATTAATGACAGCCGAAGCAGTTATTAAAGCCGGAGTTGACCTTACCAGCATTACCGAAAACAACATCCGTGTAGATGGGAAAAACATCACCCTTACTTTACCGCCGCCAAAAGTTGTTAGCATAAGCATGCCTCCTGAAAAAATACAACTTGCTTACCAGGAAGTAGGCACTTTTAGAAGCGAATACTCTACCAAAGAACGTGATGCCCTGGTCACACAAGCCGAACAACAAATCAAGAAAAGCATTGACTCATTAGGTATTCTTAACCAGGCACGATCTAATACAGCCACACTTATGCATAACCTGCTAAAACAACTTGGCTTCGAAAACATCACCATCAATCAATCGGGTGCTATTCAAAAGGATGTCCTTCTATGA
- a CDS encoding 2-C-methyl-D-erythritol 4-phosphate cytidylyltransferase, translating to MKKYAVIVAGGSGVRMGGAVPKQFLLLKGKPVISYTLQAFLQVFEDLHVILVLPQNHVQEGEAIVQSMKLHDRVTIVQGGDSRFQSVKNGLAHVTDPSVVFVHDGVRCMVSHELIKQCYEQALDKGSAIPAIAATDSIRIAEASHHYVMDRNKVRIIQTPQTFLSSVLLPAFEQPYNDAFTDEATVVEANDVTTHLINGEESNIKITRPLDLLIAEAILDKRIT from the coding sequence ATGAAAAAATATGCTGTAATTGTTGCTGGCGGATCGGGGGTAAGAATGGGAGGGGCTGTTCCTAAACAATTTCTGTTGCTTAAAGGCAAGCCTGTTATCTCATATACGCTGCAAGCATTTTTACAGGTTTTTGAAGACCTACATGTTATTCTTGTTCTTCCGCAAAATCATGTACAGGAAGGTGAAGCGATCGTTCAGTCAATGAAGTTGCATGATCGTGTTACCATTGTTCAAGGTGGTGATAGCCGCTTTCAATCTGTAAAAAATGGACTGGCACATGTAACAGATCCTTCTGTAGTTTTTGTGCACGATGGCGTGCGTTGTATGGTATCGCACGAACTTATTAAACAATGTTATGAGCAGGCTCTTGATAAAGGAAGTGCTATACCTGCAATAGCTGCTACGGACAGTATTCGCATTGCTGAAGCATCCCATCATTACGTAATGGACAGGAACAAAGTTCGGATCATACAAACACCTCAAACTTTTCTTTCGTCAGTTTTATTGCCAGCTTTTGAGCAACCTTATAATGATGCTTTTACCGATGAAGCAACAGTAGTAGAAGCCAATGATGTTACCACACATTTAATCAATGGTGAAGAAAGTAATATCAAAATAACAAGGCCACTTGACCTGTTGATTGCGGAGGCTATACTAGATAAAAGAATTACTTAA